In Planococcus citri chromosome 4, ihPlaCitr1.1, whole genome shotgun sequence, the genomic window GAGAAGAGGAATCCAGCTAAAATGCTCCACAGATTTACCTTCTTCAACAGCTTGAAAATAGAAACCAAGTATGATCTGAAAAAGAACACACTCagtttattttgcattttgcaagtgatttttctccttcaaattgGAGAtgtccaaattacaataggtaatatttaccaaacaaaagaaacatCCAATGATCGAAAAACATAAAACATTCTTGATTCTAAATAATTTCCCCATGAAAGGAATTATTACACCGGAAGCCCACATCACAAGACCACAGATTATAGCTGAATTGCTGGATGAAATGGACGGCGATGCCTTTTGAAATATAGTTTCGGTATAAAACAGAGCAGCACAAAAACCAGTCATTTGTTGGAAGAAAATTAGCACACAGGCGTAATAAATGGGTTTCCAAATTTTGGCTTGGGTCATTTGGGTGATCAGCGATCCACtgtgtagtttttcaaaatgagatttttccatcatttcctGAAATTGtgcattttgaataatttcactAAAATATTTCCATTCTTTGACCTCTaagataattaaaaattgatcattacccctcccccttcctcctATCTCTCATTACGCTTACCTCTAAAGCATCCATTTCTCGTTGAATAACCTCAGGAGAGGGATATCCTCTAAGACACTGCAGAGTGGAAAACGTCTGTTGCTTTTGTCCTTTATTCATCAAGTAATAAGGCGACTCTGGTATCCAAATGAAAAGTGGCATTGTAACCAATGGTATTGCAGCCAGCAGCATAATCAGTACCGAAATGGACGTATATGGTCCTACAGTATAACTTATGCAGCTACCAAAATAGATGAAGAATAACATAAACGATCCAGTTAATCCTCGTATCTCATCCTAAAAAAATGTACTCTAAAtgcttcatattttttttaattttttttttgaaaaataaaatctccaACAGATAAATATTTACCGGTGAGATTTCAGCAACGTAAACTGGCACCAAATTATAAACTACTCCCGAAGCCATCCCAGCGATAAATCTAGCCACGTAAATGGCCTGCAATGAATTAATCGAAGCTATAATTATCCAATGCACGAAAATGGTCATCGTGCATAAAAGTAAGGataactttttgccaattttatcgACGATCAGGGTTATCAACAGAGGTCCGGGGATCGCCCCTAAAGCCAGCAAGGATCCGATCCAAGCTCCTTCGTCGTCGGTTATTGTGAGTCTGTCATTTGGCTGAAGTAATTTTGGTAGTGTTGGAGATGTCCATGTTACTACGGAACCGACAGCTACCGATACTAGGTTTACTgcgaaaatgaataatattgTGAGATCATTGAATATGTAGCCTATTTTAGCACAGTAAAAATTACAACTAATTTGTAATGAgctaaatgtttgaaaaattcgtctgaACTgtgcacaaaaaaattatcgaaatctGAAATCTATTAAATAATGGATACGATAAACTGCgtaaaaagttcgaaaaaagaTGAACAATACACAATTGTCGATAGCATAGTTAATTATCATTCACACATTCAATTCTTATCCCATGTGCTGATATATCGTTTAATACATAACACACTCAACTTTTAGGGTATCTTATCAAATTTAATTAGTTTTTcgatattgataaaaatacagaTTATGAATAAGACAGATatcattgtttatttttttagaacatGATGCCTGTTTTGTTAGAATGATTTCCAGACCAGACCAATCCCAGACCACCAGTCAAATAAAATACATCCaaatttaaagcaattttttatttcatctccccccccccatgggTGTTTGGCCTTTTTTTAGTTATCTGGGTCGTTGAGGGAGGCGGATGAAAATAGAAATGacaagctcaaaaaatttcgagcttcataaatttttttctgtgaggCTTTATTTTCgagatatgaaaattttgaaagcccATTTTGaggtttaggtacattttttctcaaaaattcaaatttgcttCTTTCTTTCATGTATATctacgtacatattttcaatgaaattcagatacattattttgtaacATTTACTCCTTACGAAttactgaaattcaaaatggtcCAATATAAAGCCAAGAATTTCACTCGAATATGCTAGAAGTAGCAAgcttttaattttagaaaagtaggtacttttttttttgagacttgagAGAATCCTTAATTCTGGCTCGAAGTCGAAAAGACGATTCCAGTGTGAAGATCgtagattaaatttttaaattaattcttAAAAACAACTACttaggtaattttattcataattgtAATTtctctttgtttcaggtgagtacgaatttcAATGCAAGAGTAATAGAATAATAATGCCGACGATTCACCCACGTACGAGAATAAGTGAGTCACTCTTTAATTTTCTCGTAAATTGTCATCCGTcatcatttttgagaatctATTTGTTTTTCTGAAGTGATTTAAGCAACTGGCTATTTTAGAATTAAATTTACTCGTATCTAAGTAATATGTTCAATTTATTCGAAAAGATCATTTCAAATTCAGAACATTGAGTTTGAAGTCCTCTAGAGGCTGAACGAAAGTCTTTTCGTCAAAAATGATAACCACCGTTCAATCGTTTGAGTTTCAGTTAGCGAATTTTGGAAGTTTGAAATGAGATGCTCGAAACTTTGAGTAACCCTGGGGATTCTGGCATACTTAATCTTCCGAACCCGCGGTTTCTCGAATCGATGTTCCCCAAATGAAAAATCCCCGCAATCTTGACCACCAAAAATACGAATTCAAGTCAATCGCATAAACAAagaaaacaagccatcagctactTAGTAGCTaattgcaagaaagtttttgcttttacaacaaaaaatgaaaaagcaagattttctttaaaaatttcggaacatttatattttctttgtaattttggaaaaactgtaaCAGAAATGATAAGAATGGAAATGGAATAAAACTTCTTGCAATCATTTtcatgtcattagttttttttctaggcaacttcattttcgaaatatttatgaaaaaaattcaaattctgacGATTGAAATGGGATGCTTGAATCGTTGAGACGCTCTGAAGATCGAACAAAGGGCTCTACGACAAAAATGATATAAGAACCAAAAtgacagaaaataaaatttccaattgttCACAATTCACGAGTATTTCTCTAGGAGGCTTTATTTTCGAGATATTCTCAAACAAGtgcaaattctgaaatttaaaatattggaCGCTCGAAATTTTGAGGCGCTCTGGAGACTGAACGAAAGATTTGAGTACAAAAATGATTAGAGCAAAAAtcgtagaaaattgaattttcaatcgtttATAAAAATTCCTTTAACACAGGCAGGGTTATAGAAAGTAATGTCAtcacaagttttttttccctATGAGTTCCATTTCCGAAATATTcgcaaaaattgggaattttcaaattgaataccTCAACTTTTGAcccattttctttcaaaaatatctttCGACGCATTCATGAGATTTTCTCCGAATTTTCATATCTCTATCAAgcacaattattttcaaaaatttccagattGCCCAATCGAGGgaaaatgttctggttttttggaattttgtaacAGCAGaacaacatcaaaaattaaatgatcgttctgaaaaaatttgagaacacGGTTAGGACATaatttgtgtcaaaaaattgagaaaattttaattcacgaagaaaaatacatagaaaattttccaaataatccGTCATTCACATAAATACTTTGCTATTAATCAGcactcaaaaaatgataaaccaccagaaaaaatgcgaaataaaattcaagctCATAATTCATCcactatagaaaaaaatatgggtcatTTCACATCAAATACTTCAAAAACCCGTCAACTTTCACTCGTtaaaactaaaaccaaaaaaattcaacattttcaactcgaaaaaaaaatcttacaaacACAACAAATTACCTGCGCAAGTAACCAAGTAAAGATTAAAATACGAATCCCGTTGTTGTCCCGGTTTGTTGACGTCCATTTTGTGAAACGCACCTTGTCGGCTCAAACTTCGGCTCATTACTGATCgagagaattttcgaaattataggtaaacaaaaagaaaaaaaacaactctaaATATTCCACTCTGCCACAACAAAAgcttttccttgaaattttagcGCGGCCTTGAGTCATTAATTagcgaaaaattggaaaattattaaCGTCGAGTATGCACAGTCAAGCGACACCAATTTAGTGTACAGCTTTGATTTGTATAGTACTTCTCGTATCAAAGGTGTACACTGTACTGTTTACACATTGCATCATAGACAAAATCCACTTGAAAGGTACGTAATGCCCGCGAACAGGAAACGTTTCATCAAAGAAATTTTTACTGAAGCTTTCCACGCAGTTGTTGTGTTTAACAATATTTTGCTGGTaatgggaaattttccaaaaatttgttgtgtGACGATGACGTATTCGAAAAGAATGGCGAATGGCTCATTTGATATTTCAACTCCTGATACTTGCACGTTTTTATGtagaaaataggtatttaattgtGGTGAAgctttttgtatcaattttctcggaatttctcgaaattttttacgACGGTTGATAACTTTGGCGATACTACGAATAGATAAGATTTCACTCATTCACAGTATAAGAACTTTGCAAAAACTATATTACTGAAAATCCgcgaacatgaaaaaaaaaaaattaaaaattaaatttcagcatCACATCGAGTTCCTTGCAATGGTTAGGAACAGAATGATGCGttttaaaatgagataaaatATATAATCCCAGGTTAATTGCGTAttacataaatattttgaaaggaaaattcTCATGCACAATGTACAAGATAATCGGGTATTATAAATCACTctatattgataaaattgatccTTTAATACGAGTGGAATTTCCGCTCTTATGATGATTTCCACGTAAAATGAACAGACAGGTCCTTCAACTTGACTTCCTCAAATTTTCccttctaaaaaatatttcttgaggaacaatttgagaaaatgtgattcatttattttgacttttagaatttgattttttaaatggcaTTTATCGTCTAGTCCTGAATAGTGAATATTTAtagaagttcaaaatttatcaagtgCTGTTATCGACGAGAAGAaggaattcgaaaaaaattgttacagtTTTGTTTTCATCTAAAGAAGTCACTCAAGTCTAAAGTTcgttctattttgaaaattccaagtacTTACGTACAAGATACTTGCATAAAATTAGCTAATTACAGCTCACTCGTAAGTGATACACAATCAGCGTCATCAAATCCACAGGTAACTTGATCTTGGGCAAATACTTTTCTCAACAACGGAAAATTTTCCTATACAATCCAATCAAACTACATAAAATTTAGGGAAGGTCCCGACCAGTACTTTAGTTGATTCGATGCTTAAATATTGCGAAACGCGTTTGCCTTTTATTACCTTGATAAGAGTTTCTTTTCTTGTTTGCTTGATTAAGTATACGTTTGTTTGTCTGGTTGTTTGCTCGTTGTGATAACTTGAGTCATATTGACCCATATATTGAatagaaattcaaaatgtaagttCAAAgtaacagttttttgaaaacgagCTGTACCTAACAGAGGGAAGAAACACAGATGAAGCGAGGAtactgaatcatttttttagatcTTAATAAAATAAGTGAGTAAgtaatcttttcaatttttttgaaccattttctagccattttaaattttccagagTTTCTGGAAGAAAAACACACGCATAAAATATGCTCCCTGGTTAAATTTCAGAATCcgaacttcatttttcaaatttttgacgaatttcaaaaaattccaattttggccattttttatgaaaaaatgaaattgatgaaatgtggggggggggggttcgaaaTTCAATCTACTCCGTGTTTCCGAAAACTTCTCAAATCGAGTGTTTGTAGTTTAGAGCTATTCTGAAGGCTCCatcagattttcgattttctcagttttggaaaatgatcgttaaaaaaagtaaaaacatgaAATCCAGCACCAATAGGCTACACCCAAATGAACCATTTATGAAATCCTTTCGGTCGATTCGAggcacaaattttaaaaatttaaattgaataacGATTTTCCGAAGACTAGAAAAACTCAAAAGTCTGCTGCAGGTTCTAAAGAATAAGCTCTACACTACCATTACATCGATTTATTTCAGAAGATTCGAAAATAAGGGTATATTTTAATCAAATCTCAGTTTAACGTCTCAATTGAAACCTCAcatgtgacttttttttcgaaaatgaaatttttacagtaagACGAATCAAGTGtcacagaaaacatttttttgaaaaaaaagtaacatgaGGCATTAAACTCAGCTGCcgacaaaaatttggattcttttacataaaaaatagaCCCggtttggatttttaaaaattcgatcgTCAAAATTAAGAAATCCAACTCGATTTGTGAAAATGTTAAGTTTCTTTACAATCTTTTTTGTCAGTCATATTTCCTCTTCGTGTTCGCTTAAATAAAACGTAATACGATCgagtaagtttttatttttttattttttgatattttgtaccGTTTTCcaaatggttgaaaaaattgagaatactCACATAAATTATACATATATTTgttttacctacatattttcaattcatgttTTATAAGTACCacgtacctaactacctatagcTGAATTTCTAGGagaaaactgtttgaaaagtcaggaaaaatcTGAGAGAATAACCGTAAAATACGTCACCAGGCCAAGTTTCaagatgtaatttttgttttcagatttttagatatgtatcttcaaaaattcaaattttggtcactttttatcaaaaactgaaacttttatAAGATTGAGGTCGGTAGAAAGCCCAGAGATATGATTTATACCAGTTTTCGACCTTCCGAATCGATTGGTGGCAGTTTCGCGAGCTGTTTTGGagtcttcagcagatttttgatctTAGTAGTTTTGGAGAATTGCTAttataaaaagtcaaaataaaaGACAGCACCAATGAACTTggattaatcattttttagatCCTTTTGGTCGATTGAAGCACAAATTTTCACAATCTAAATTTCAATGTTTCCAAGACTATAAAATCCATAAACCTGTTGAAGGCTTCAGTACAGCTGTGAACTATCACCAATTGATTCGAAGATCGAGAACAGGGGATATAAATCGAATCTCACAATCACTTAAACTTGATATCTCAgttatataaaatttcaattttttctaacataaaaaatacctagaccaaatttaaattattaaaaaagatGATTCCTTTTTTCACGATATCTACCGCCCAAAGTTGTCAATTGCggtcaaaatttgtttttcacagTTATTCCATGAAACATTTCATAAACCCATATCCTGAATTAACTTCTTACGGCTTAAGAtgttcaagtaagtaatttctgttcaaaatttttcgaaccagTTTTGACcacgtaaaaatattttttcaaagagaagAAAACTGGAAGATGTTGTCCTcttcacggaaaaaaaaattatggataatttttactatttcatacagtaaccggatcccattcaaaaatattgcgatttttactatgagattagtaaattttactatgagattagtaaattttactatgagagtaataaattttacctaattctatagtaaaatgtattttttggctgagtaaaaatcactattatttttggattggatccggttactgtactgaaatagtaatttttattgtttttttttttcagtgttgtcTTCAATTCCTTGTTTGATTATAGCTTTGGTTCGAATATTTTCCCAGGACCTAGATAAGGAAAATATTGCAACcttgagaaacattttttgtcaagagATACCGAAGACACATTTTTAAGGGTTTGAAATgtttgagtaagtaatttttttcaagctttttgacttatttttgaaaatgggagaatattttttcaaagataagaAAGCTGAAACATGTTTTCCTCTCATATTCAATTCGCTGTTTTGATGATCTTGATCTCCCTTCGAATattttcgagtaggtaatttttttttaatttttgacaatggaagaatattttgtcaaagagaagaaaactgaaaaatgttttcctCTCGTCTTCAATTCTCTGTTTCTATTGATTTTCGTTCGAATATTTTCTTAGAACCTTAATAAGGAAAATACCGCAACCGGAGGAGCAATTTTTTGGAccagaacgttgaaaaaaaaacgaaaagagaccaaattttttttcacagtagTACCTATACCGTGAAATAAGTCCTATTTCACCATCACCCTAAATTCTGatgtttgattgattttttccaaattttataatttgtaggtacttaggtacctatttaaaatattgaattggGCCACTTTGAGAAGCCCTGACATTTTTTCTGGTTTGCCGGGCTTATTCATATCTAAACTTGGGTTTCAGTGTAATTagaaatctttgattttttttgggtgccatttatcggcacgacgAGAAAAAGGGATTTTGCACGACAGATGTGAACGCCTGAAAACCTGGTATTGAACGACAGAAAGTGTTGTCATCcattgcacgacagaaaaattaaaagtgtACGCCGGCGTATGCCCgacgaattaaataaaatacacagACTGATTTGCTAAAGAAACGACAAAATTGAGATCAAAAcgacaaattatgaaattaaaattttgatttcaccGAAAATATGTACAGGAAGTGTGAGTCTATCTAcatgaatattttcgaaaatttttacacccCCCAGGGGGAGATATActtattgacaaaagaaaaattaaagccGCCGTATCCCAAACCTAATTGAGCACACAAAATTGTTTTCCTTCTGAAAATATGTTTAGATGAgcatgtaggtatgtagtatgtactatttttggaaattttctcaattttatctcTAGGaggggtcatcttcaaaaacttgaattttgcaCGTGAACCTTAAAAAACTGTAGAAAATGCAACAATTCGTTAAAAAGCTTATTTTGGGCACATGGGCATCTCTCCATCCAATTTTGGGTGTGACAAAAGTTGAGATGGATGTAAAGGGTTGgtcattgatcaaaaatttgacatttttctacaCCTTGTTGAAATCATttggttgcaattttttgttgggtttcatcgatttcaaaaataaaagaaaatagaTAACAATTCTTACAGTCTGGCAAAatctatttattaatttttttttcaaacgaaataaTGGTACCGCTCCCACGACTAACTAGTTAATtcaactataccgtgcaggactcactacctagtacctaggtactttgcAAATCATTCAAATAAAGACATGAATGAAATGGAAATGATAAGACATGAGATGAGATAAATTTAAACGAACATTCGTCGGGCATTCCCTTTTTCATGacgtgaatttttcatgtttgttgACCAAGGTCTGTCGTTCAATGTTGTCGTTCTAATAACCAAAACAGTCGTTAAGTCGCCTGTCGTTCAAAAACCATTATGTTGTCGTGGGGTTGTCCTGTCGTGCAATTCATttattctgtcgttcaattaaagttttcccattttttttctaccaattttcatcagattttcaatttggagAAGAAATGTTACCACTGTAATAGGTGTAAAAGCATTGGAAGATTTTAAATACACATCAGTccacgtacgagtattttccaGAGCTTGAAAAcataccccccccctcccccttctccaTGTATGACCATTTACCACACATTTCAAGTAATTCTAATAAAACTATCCTTATTTActtaaaatttgacttttcatAATCAAATATTTAATTTCTCTTCAAATCATTCAATCCATTTCCGACCttgtgaaatatttatttctttgatttcgaaatgaaattgaaattaggtaccttttttcCATAGAAATCCCACTTTTGAGTTTCGATGAGTAGAAGGGGTTACACCAGAGCCGTGCCAAGTAGATAAACTTGATGGATACCTAATCCtacaagaaattcaattttttagtgctTGAGATGATCGAGTAGGCTAAGtaatttcttttaaatattttttgaaccatttttgatcatggaaaaatattttttccaagagaAGAAACCCAAAAGATGTCCTCTTGTCTTCAATTCCTTGTTGGATTAGCATTAGTTCGAATATTTTCAcagtactcgtacctatgtaGATAAGGGAAATATCGCCACCCtgagaaacaattttcaacaaaaaataagtaTCTACCGTAACTATCAacaaacataaattttcaaggGTTTGAAATAGttcgagtaagtaatttttttccaactttttgacCTATTTTTGACAAtgtgagaatattttttcaaagaaaagaaAGCTGGAAAATGTTTTATTCTCGTTTTCATTGCCTGTTTTGATGATTTCCCTTCGAATATTTTCTTAGGACTTCGATACTTAAGGAAAATACCGCAACCGAAGggaacaattttttggactagaacgtcagaaaaaaatatctaggtaTCCATAAAATACACCAACACTCCAGACCGCATACCAGAATCTGAATttaacttttcgatttttggtaaattcaaaaaaatccaaatttcgcatcatgaaaaaaaattaaaattgaggtagaaaactgaaaatcaaaccGCGTTACAAATCGATTGATGGTTGATTCGAGATGTTCTGGAGCCTTGAGCACatgtttgatttttcctgttttgaaaaatctccagGGAAAAATTGAATCCAACACTGATCAATCCTCATGCTTTTGATCGATTAAGGCACAAACTTTTAAAATCTAAACGAAAATataaaaacctgctggagggtCCAGAACAGCTGTAAACTTCCATCAATGGATTAGcaagatcgaaaaaaaaaacgaattactTAATATGCAATctcaatttcatgaaattctatttttttttaaatgaataaaaaattgaccctttttg contains:
- the LOC135843864 gene encoding facilitated trehalose transporter Tret1-2 homolog; protein product: MSRSLSRQGAFHKMDVNKPGQQRDSYFNLYLVTCAVNLVSVAVGSVVTWTSPTLPKLLQPNDRLTITDDEGAWIGSLLALGAIPGPLLITLIVDKIGKKLSLLLCTMTIFVHWIIIASINSLQAIYVARFIAGMASGVVYNLVPVYVAEISPDEIRGLTGSFMLFFIYFGSCISYTVGPYTSISVLIMLLAAIPLVTMPLFIWIPESPYYLMNKGQKQQTFSTLQCLRGYPSPEVIQREMDALEEMMEKSHFEKLHSGSLITQMTQAKIWKPIYYACVLIFFQQMTGFCAALFYTETIFQKASPSISSSNSAIICGLVMWASGVIIPFMGKLFRIKNVLCFSIIGCFFCLIILGFYFQAVEEGKSVEHFSWIPLLCLVTYLASYSLGLGSYTWVILAEILHPSVKTFASALATSLCWFLGFLVTRFFAPMVDALGSSGTFWFFSIFCVFGVIFIIVQLPDTQGKSFQEIQDLFSSKRGSMSDEEMNGVGQS